The Methanobrevibacter sp. V74 genome includes the window AGAATATAAACATTGCTATTAGCATGCTAATATCATATAGATATCTATTAAATAGCTAAAATTAAAATTCAAAATATGGATAGAAAAGAGGATATGAGCATTATTTCTTTACTAACACGCTCTAAAAAAAGGTTTAAAGTTCTAAAATCTCTAGAAAAAGAAAATAAAATACCCTCAAAAATTAGCAAAGATATTGATGATAACAGTAATCATGTATCCAAATATTTAAAGACATTGAAAGAAGCGAAATTAGTAAAATGTCTTAATGAAGAAGATAAACGATATAGATTTTATGCCATTACAGATAAAGGTAAATATTACCTTGATAAAATAGAACACGAGTATAAAGACCAAAAGTAGAATATCTTATTTTAATGTTAAAAAATCATGAATTAATTAGCTAGAACCATTGCAACATTATCTCCTAAACCAACACATGCAGTTTCAATAACAAAAACATACAACATTTATAAGAAAAAAAGCAATATTTCAATTTCATAGATAAATAAACATTCATGAGTAAATAACAATAAATGCAATATATAACTCAATTATATCCATATCTATTGAAATATAAATAGAATAATTAATTATTCAAGAAATATTCAATTTCCTCATATGTTTATAACATCTTTAAATGTTTTAATATTATAAGTCGATTTTACAAGTTCATATTCCTATTGAGAGGAAGATCTGAAAATTGCAGAAAAAGAACTAATAATAGCAATTACATGATAAAATAAGCAAGATTTTACAGTAATATATATTAATTTTTTAAAAAAATGGTTTAAACCCACCGAAGTGAGTTTAAAGTCCAAAGAATAAGTATATCAAGAATACAATTGCAAGAACATATATTCCTGCATTCATTTCTTTAAATTTGCCAGTGGCAATTGTTGCAACTGCGTAAGTTACAAAACCCCATGCAATACCAAGGGATATTGAGTATGATAAAAGCATCATAATGATTGTCATAAAGACTGAAGCCGCAACAACAACATTATCCCATTCTACCTCTTTTAATTGAGCCATCATTAAGATACCAACAATTACTAAAGCAGCAGTAGTTACTGAAGATGTAAATAAAGATAATACGATTGGTGAGAAGAAAATTGAAAGAATAAATAATATACCTGTTACAATAGCTGCTAAACCTGTTTTAGCACCCATTCCAATACCAGTTGCACTTTCAACATATGCAGTTACTGTACTTGTACCGCAAATAGAACCAACAATTCCACTTATTGCATCACTGAAAAACGCTTTTTCAATTCCGACAGCTTGACCGTCTTCATCGATAAATCCGCATTGCCTGCCTAAGGATATTAAAGTTCCAGTTGTATCAAAGAATGTAACAAATACCAATGAGAATACAATCATGAGTAAGTTTGGAATATTTGAGAAAAGTTGTCCAAATCCTCTTGCAAATCCTCCAAATAATGACAAATCAAAATTGGTAGTAATTACCTGAGCAGGTAATGTTGGCATTAATGGGTTTCCAGCTCCAAATCCTATAACTGACATTATAAGACCAATTACAGCTGTAATTATCATACCAATGAACACAGCAGCCGGCACTTTACGAATATGGAAAATTAATGTTATAAAAATACCAATTAAAGCTAAAAGTGCTGAAGGAGCAAGTAAATTGCCCATTGCAACATAAGTTGACGGATCAGCTACAATAATTCCTGAACCTTTAAGTCCAAGGAATGCCAAGAAGAATCCGATACCTGCACCAATTCCCAATTTTAAGTCAACAGGAATAATATTTAAAATAGCTTCCCTTAAACCGGAAATAGTAATTAATAAGAACACTATACTTGAAACAAATACTGCTGCAAGTGCAGTTTCCCATGTATTACCCATTCCCAATATAATCGTATATGTAAACAGTGCGTTAAGTCCCATTCCAGGAGCAAGCCCAACAGGATATTTTGAGACAAGCCCCATAATTATACATGCAACACCTGATGCAATTGCAGTTGCAAAAAATACTCCAGTTGCAGACATTCCACCATCCGCAAGCATTGTTGGGTTTACACCCAAAATATAAGCCATAGCAAGAAATGTAGTTATTCCTGCCAATATTTCAGTTTTAAAATCTGTATCATTTCCCTTAAAATTAAAATAGTTATCTAACATATAACACCTCTTCAGAAAAATCAATTGTTCCTCTGAGACACTATAATATATTGAAAAAATCAGTATTAAATTTATCTAAATTATTCTTGTGGCATATTGAGAAATAATAAAAGCTCAGAAAGATTATTTCCATTATGGAAAAAATGGCGATGAAATACAAATGGTAAAGAACTAATTATTCTTTATCACCAACATTATCCATATTCAATAGGCCTTTAACCATGAATACATCAATAAAAGCCTGTTTTAAACATTATACACAACTATTTCAATCAGATTTAAAGCCAAACCTTCTTATTCCCAGTCATGATTCTGCTTGTAAATAATAATTTCAAATAAGCCATGTGTAAATATAATGATTTTATAACCATATTAACCTAAAAGAAGACAAAATATTTAGTTAAACCTAAATTAAAGGACATAACAAGGAATTTAACATATTTTCAATAATATAAATTCTTTTTAAGAAATAAGACTTGTTCGTTTGATATAAAATAAATTGAAAATATTGAAACAATGATTAACAAAACCTAAGTTTAAAGTATTATTTAAAATAAGAATTGTTAATAATTATCCGATTAATGTTAAAAAATCGTAAATAATTTTGGCTGCAACAACAGCAGTGTTGTCTCCAAGCTTATCACTAGCCGTTTCAACAACATCCAAACCTACAACATTTTTATGAGCTAACGTTTTAATAATAGTCTCAATTTCAGAAACAAACAATCCCCCAGGAGTAGGATTACCTACATTAGGAGCGATAGCTGGATCAACAACATCCATATCAACTGAAATATAAATAGGCCCTTCAATATTAGTCAAATAATATTCAACAGCATCCATATGTTTGTGAACATCCTTATTTTTAAATGTTTGAATATTATAAGTTGATTTTACAAATTCATCTTCTTCTAAAGAAGAGGACCTAATTCCGATTTGAACCAAATCAACACCGTTTTCATGAGCTCTTCTCATGACAGTTGCATGAGAATACTTTTCACCAATGAATTCAAAAGCAAGGTCTCTGTGAGCATCTAGGTGAATAACAGTCAATTTATCATATTTTTCACTTAGAATTTTAATAGCTCCAATAGAAGCGGAATGTTCGCCGCCAATGATTATTGGCTTAATATTTAAATCTAAAAGTTCGCCAACAGTTTGCTCAATAATCTTGCAAGTTGCTTCACAATTTCCAGGAATAACATTAACATCTCCAAAATCATGGAAAGTAGTTGTTAAATCCTTATTAAAAACAGTATTGTATTTTTCAAAACTAAATGAAGCTTCGCGAACAACAATCGGTCCTAAACGTGCACCGGAATGATAAGAAGTAGTACTGTCAAATGGAACTCCAATTATTCCATATGAATTTTCTTTTAAATTCTCAATTTCCTGAGAAAATGCAAATTTCCATGGTTCATAAGTATTTAAAAGCATAATAAATCTAAAAAGGAAAATGATTAAGAGAACTTATGATCCTCTAGTTCTCATTATTTTCATATTTCCCATAGCGACAATATATTCAACCTCTCTGCCTTCAGTAATTTCATCTTTTAAATCTTCAGGCATTGGTAAGTCAATAGTATCGTAATTTTCTAAGTCCATAATTTGAACATTAGCCCCTTGAATAGAAATAACTTGTCCTAATCTTTTATCAATAATAGGAATATCAACTTTGTTATCTACAGGTTTAACAAGACTTCTTTTTTGATTATCGAAAACACCAACTGCTTCGATTCTTGCTTTTGCAGCTCCGTGTTTACCAGGAGATGAAGTAGTATAACTAATAATTTTACAAGCTTCTCCGCCTAAAACAATATATTTTCCAACTTTTAATGTTTTAATTTCTACAACTTTTGTTGACATTAATTTTCCTCCATTTTATTTAAAAACCGGTTTTTAATCTTATAATAAGGAATATTATTAGATTAATATAAATTATCTTCTCCATTTTATTTAAAGTATTCGTTTATTATAATGATTAAATACATTAAAATACATATTAAAAAATAAGTGATAAACATGAAAATAGCAATTGTTACTGGAAAAGACGAAGGACCTGCAAAATTAAATGCTTTCGATAATGCACTAAGCAAAGCTGGAATTGGAGATGTTAACCTGATTAAAGTATCTAGCATGCTTGCAGGCAATGCTGAGATATGCAAACTTCCAAAACTTAAAGCCGGTGCTATGGTAAACTGTGTTTTATCAGAAGTGACTTCAGACAATCCAGGTGATGTTATAACTGCAGTTGTCGCAGTAGCTATTGGTGAGAAACTGGGTTGTGTAGTTGAAACAACAGGGATTAATAAAAACACTGGTGATTTAATCGATGAATCCGAAAAAATGGTTAAATACATGATGAATAAACGCCACTGTGAAATTAAAGATTTGAAAGTTGAATATTCCACCACAACTGTTGAAAACATTGCATCAGTTGTATCCTCAGTAGTTTATCTAAATGACGAAATTATAGAGTGATAATATGGACAGCGAAACCAAAAAAATCGCCAAAAAATTGGTAAATAAAATAATCAAAGCAGTTGGTCCAGCTGTTAGAGAATATGTTGGAACCGAATTAGGGGGAACAGAAATAAAAATCGGAGCTGATGGAACCCCAACATCATATATCGACCAAATAGCTGAAGAAAAACTCATAAATATTCTAAAGAATGCAGAAGTATTATCATATTTAGTTAGTGAAGAAGTAGGGGAATTGAAACTTGGAAAAGGTACAAAAAGAAGTATTATCCTAACCCAGGAATTGAGAAGAACTGATTTGAGCGAAGATGAAACTCCGAAATTCATATTTTTAATTGATCCGATTGACGGTACAAATAATGCCATTAATGAAATTCCTGCATATGCTATTTCAATCGCTGTGGCAGAAGTTAACCAAGGCAATCTTGCAACAATAAATGATGTGGAGCTTGGTTTCGTATATAATATAGCAAGCGGCAATTATTTTGAAGCTGAAAAAGGTAAAGGATGCTTGTTGAATAATGAAAAAGTTAAACCACGGGATAATGTTAAAATAAACAAAATGACTCTTGGAGGATTTACAAAAACAGGAACTTCAGAAGCATCAACCCTTGTTGACCGTGCTAGACGTATGAGAGTACTTGGAAGTGTTGTTTTGGAACTTTCATATGTTGCAAGCGGAAAATATGATGCGTTTCTTGATTTAAGAGGAAGCAGAATAATTGATATTGCAGCAGGAAAATTAATTCTTGAAGAAGCAGGATGCATAATTACAGACAAATACGGTCAAAAACTCAACAATATCTTAAGCATTTATGAAAAAACAATTGTTGTGGCTGCAAATAACAGAGAAATGCACAAACAAATTATTGATATCTTAAATAATAATCAAGCAGATGTTATTGGTAAAATTGGAATTATTTCAAGAATTGATCAAGATAAACCCATTTTATTTTCAGCAAAAATTATTGACCATATTTTAACAAATGGCTGTGAAGTAGTCATTGAAAAAGAATTAGCTCAAAAATTAACTGAAATTAAACAAAACCCTAATTTAGAAAAGATTATTAAAGAAACCCAAGAAACTTACCCTAAAATTGCTAACATGCTTGATGACATTGATTTTAATATAGATTATGAAAAATTAGCTGAAGAGTTATATAATTTTGAGTGTGACATGGCAACAATTCTCGGCGGGGACGGCACACTATTAAGAGCGCAGTCCAGGCTGAAACCAGAAATTCCGATTTTTGGAATAAATATGGGTACAGTAGGATTTTTAACAGAAATTGAAGTTGAAAATACATTTGATGCATTTAAAGATATCTTAAAAGGAGATTATTATAAAGAAAAAAGAACCCGACTTGTTGTATCACATGAAAATCATAATTTCACAGCAATGAACGAAGTAGTTGTTATGACTGACAAACCTGCGAAAATGCTTAATTTCGAGATTTTAGTTGATGGGGAGATAATTGAAGAAGTTAGAGCAGACGGATTAATCATATCGACCCCCAGCGGTTCAACAGCATATTCCATGTCTGCAGGAGGACCTATTGTAGATCCGAAAGTTGCGGGATTTGTCATAATTCCAATTTGTCCATATAAACTTGGAGTAAGGCCATTTGTAGTATCGGATAATAGTGAAATCACTGTTAAATTGCTTAAAAAAGGTAAAAATGCAGTATTTGTAATGGATGGTCAGATTAATGAGGAAGCAAAATATGAAGAAGAAATTAAATTCAAAAAATCTAGGAAAGATGCATACTTCATTAGAACTTCAAGTAAATACTTCTATGAAAAAGTAAAAGACAAATTAAAAGAAGGTGGAATTGAAACACATAATCGGTGCAATAATGAATAATCTTGTTATTGATTTAACTCATGGAGGAGTTAAAATAGCCATTAGTTTAGCTAAAGAAGGTAAAAATGTCTTTGTATATGACCTATACAATACATTAAACAGTACCGACAGTAAACTGCTTGACGTTTATAATGTTAAATTAATCCGATTAAGTGATTTGGCAGATCTGAAAGGAGATATAACTATAATATATCCAATCCATATGCCATTGAGTTTTGAAGAGGTTGAATCATATAATTCCAACTTAAACTATACTTTCAAAAGCCATCATGAAATCATGAAAGAACTTTTAATTGATTGGGGAGAAGATATAGTCAAAATAGAAGTTACAGGAGTTAAAGGAAAGACCACCTCCGTTTTTATGCTTAAAGAAATATTAATTGATAAAAATCCACTGATATTATCAAGTTTAGGAGCATTGCTATATGAAAACAGAAAAGAGATTATTCTAAAAAAAAATATTTCAATTGCGCCTGCCAATATCAAGGAAACGATTGATTTAGCATATAAAACTGCAAATCCCATTTGTGAGATAGCTGAAGGCATCGTTGAAAGCAAAAACATACGAAAATATGATTGCGCTATTTTTGAATCCTCCCTAGGAGCAAGTGGAATTGGAGATGTTGGACTTCTATTAAACATCACCGAAGACTATCCAATAGCAAAAGGTAAAAGTTCTGCAAGTGAAGCTAAAAAACAAGTATTCAGATGTAAATGCGTATGTATCCAAAAAGAAGCATTGGATAAATATTATTCTAATATAAAACATGGCAAAATCAATAGCTTTTCACTGAATGACCCATCTTCAAATTTATTTATCAAAAATGTGGAATATGATTTAGACCGGACACAACTTGAAATAATATATCATGACATTAAAACTGTTAATAGCAATATTGTTTCAGGCGAACTTCGCCTGAATTGCTTTGCACCCGGACCTCATCATGTCAGCAATACATTAGGAGTAATTTTAACTTGTCTGAGTTTAGAAATTGATTTGGACAAAATAATAAATGGAGTTGAAAATTATAAAGGCATCCCCGGCAGAACCAATAAAAAAACAATGCAAAACTCAATTATCATCGAAGAAATAAATCCCGGACTGAATACTCAAGCTATAAAAGAATCAATAAACATGATTAAGGATCTAGATGATTATTATGTTTCCATCGGAGGAGATTATGGGATTACCTGCGAAGAGATTGATGAAGAAAAATTAACACAATATTTAAATAATGTTAACATAGATCTGATTTTGACCGGAGAATTAGGATTGTCAATTTCTAAAAAAACAACTCAAAACTACTTATATTTCGAAAATTATGAAGATATTTACGATTTAGCTATAAAAAATAATAAAAACCTCCTTTTTATTTATCGTTCAGATTACCGGAAACTTTCACAAAGATAAAATTTTTTAAAAATTGAAACATTTAATAAATATTAATGTAAAAATTAATAATGTAGCAAATATTATAAGTTATAAGCTTATAAATAAATTTTAAATTTTGGAGATAACTAATGATTGTTGGAACCCGTGGAAGCCAATTGGCTTTAGCTCAAACAAAACAAGTTTGCTCAGATTTAAGTAAAATAACTGGCGAAACTATTGATATTGAAATTATTAAGACAAAAGGAGATAAAATTACTACCTCCCAATTGTACAATATGGATTCGAAAGGACTTTTTACTAAGGAATTGGATATTGCTCTTTTAGAAGAAGAAGTTGACTTTACAGTTCATAGTTTTAAAGATTTGCCTACTGAATTGGATGAAGATTTAAAAGTTATAGCTGTTCCAAAACGTGAATCTCCAAATGAAGTATTAATCTCTAAAAAAGACTGGAATAATCTAGGTCCGGGTTCACGCCTTGGAACTAGTAGTCTTAGAAGAGAAGCTTTTTGTAATCATTACGAAAAGGAATTTGAACTTAAACCCATCAGAGGAAATATTGAAACTAGAATTCAAAAAGCCTTAAATAGCGATTTAGATGCAACAATTATGGCTGAAGCTGGCCTTAAAAGATTAAATCTAACAAAATATATTAAAAATGTATTTCCACTAGAGTATATTACGCCACCGGCAGGTCAAGGGGCACTGGCTATTATTACAAGACGTGACTCTGATAAAAACGAGTTAATTTCTAAATTAAATGATTATGTTTCAATGCAGGAAGTACTTGCTGAGAAAAAAGTGCTAGAGGAACTTGGCGTTGGATGCCAATGGCCAATTGGTGCTATAGCACGTGTGAAAAATAATGAGTTCAGTATTTATTCAATTTTATTAACTAAAGAAGGAGAAATCCTTAAAGGACAAACAGAAAAGGGATCTGTTCGCAGTGCGGTTGAACTTGGTGGCCGTATTGGGAAACTTTTCAAGGATTACGTTTAAACGGAGGAATTAGATTGAAAACTATTAATGTAGGAGTTGTCGGTGTAGGCGCAATGGGTGAAAACCATGTTCGTGTTTACCACAAAATGGAAGAAGCAAATTTAGTCGCTGTAAGTGATGTAAGTGAAAGAGCACTTAAAAAAATTGAGAAAAAGTATGGTGCTAAAGGTTTTACTGAATATAGCGAACTATTAGAAAATCCTGAAATTGAAGCAGTAAGTGTATGTGTACCAACCACATTCCACCATGCAGTTGTAATGGAAGCTATTGATCATGGAAAACATGTTTTAGTAGAAAAACCAATTGCATTTACCGTGCAAGAAGCTGAAGAAATGATTTCCGCGGCTAAAGAAGCAGGAGTCATGCTTGCAACAGGACATGTTGAAAGATTTAATCCCGCTGTTCAAAAAGCTAAAGAACTTATTGATGACGGAGTTATTGGAGACGTGGTATCTGCTTTTGCAAAAAGAGTAGGGCCCCTTCCACCAAGAATTAAAGATGTCGGTGTGTCAATAGATTTAGCTATTCATGATTTAGACATAATGAATTACTTATTTGAAGAAGAAGTTGTTCAAGTTTATGGTTCAATGAACTGTAGTTTCGATGACAGTGAATTCGAAGACCATGCAGAAATTATGGTGAATTTTGATAATGAATCTACTGGAATAGTTGAAGTAAATTGGTTAACTCCATATAAACGTAGAGAATTAGAAGTTACCGGTACTGCTGGAATAATCTCAGTCGATTACATCAAACAGAGTATTGAAGTATACGGTAAATTTGCTCAAGATATTCAAATTAAACATGAAGAACCCCTTAAAGGCGAATTAAAATCCTTCGTAAATGCAGTGATGAATGGAATTGAACCAGAAATCACTGGTGAAGATGGACTTAAAGCCCTTAAAATGGTTATTGCTGCTAACAAATCCTCTAATGAACATAAACCGATTAGTTTTGAAGAACTAAAATAAGGTGATAGCGTGAAACAAAAATTAATTCAAAAAGCTAAGGAACTCAGACAACATGGATTTACCACTGGAGAAATAGCTGATGAACTCAATGTGAGTATGGACACCGCAAGATGGTTAACCCTTCAAAAAACAGCTGAAATGAAAGCAGAAGCACCAGTTGACTTTGCTATTAACTGGAAAAGCATAGGTGGAAATTCAACACGTTTAAGTTATGTTTCAGGTGCCCTAAGTGACATGGCATTATCACATGGGGAAGTGGATACCATTGTAGGCATTGCAGTTAGTGGAATTCCATTTGCAACCGTAATGGCTGATTTAATTGAGGACATGACTGGCATAAACACTTCTCTTGCAATATTCCACCCTCAAAAACACAGAAAAGATGCTGATGAAATTGATGATGAAGGTACAATCAGCACTAACTTCGGAACTGTTGAAGGCAAAAAAGTTGTTATTGTTGATGATGTAATTACCAGTGGCAAAACTGCAAAAGAAGTTATCCACACTGTTAAAGATTTAGGTGGAGAACCTACTTGTGTTACAGTGTTAATTGATAAAGCAGGGCTTTCAGAAATTGAAGGTGTGCCTGTTGAATCTTTAATTAAAGTCAGCAGATTATAAAATCTATTTTTTCCTTTTTATTAACTCTTTTTTAATATTTTTTTACAATTTAACGATACCCTTAAATAATAGTAACACACAAGATACACACAAGGAGGTAAAAAATGTATATTACGCTAATGGCATTTGAGAATATGCACGGGGCAAAACCATTAGTTCTAAATGGAATTGTGAAGCTGACAAAAGAACCAGAAAATAGACAAGATACAGAAGCAATAGCTTGTGAAATGAGATATTTTGGAAAAATAGGTTATGTATCCAACAGCACCAACACAGTAATTAAAGGTACAATGAGTGCTGGAAGATTATATGACAAAATTACTGATGAATACTTTGCAAAAATACAATTTATACACCCCAATGATGCAATAGCTAAAGTACTGTCAATTGATGAACTCAGTGAAGAAATTAAAAATCTTGAAAGTGATGTTCATTTCCTCTGTGAAGATTTATCAAAAGTTGAGCTAAAAGAGTGATAACATGACAATTAAATTAGATGAAGTAAATAGAGATATTGATATCCTAACTCCACAAAGCCATAAAAATATTACAATAATACCCCTAAAAACCCAAATTAACAATAAGTTAGACATTTTAACACTTAAAAATGGATTCGAACTAGGATTAGTTCAAGTTAAAGAATGTGAAGTCTCAACAGTAAACACATTAATTGTTGAAAACAATGCAATAACCCCCTTAATCCTAATTGATGGAGAAGAAGTAATCGGAGGAGATCAAAACCGATTAGTTAACAATACAATAGTTATGGAGCCAAAAAGTACTATGAAAATTCCAGTGAGCTGTACTGAAAGAGGTAGATGGGGATACAAAAGTGAATTTAAAAATTCGGACTATATTGCAAATTATAACACAAGAAGGTCAAAAGAAATCGCCTCAAGAAGTAGATCCCAATACCAAGACGTCATTTGGTCATCTATTAATGATTTAGAAGATGAAAATTCATATGTTTCACCAACCAGTGCAATGGAAGAAAGCTATGAACAATTGAAAAGCAATCACGATAAAATTATTAAAGAATTTGAAATTGTTGATGGTCAAAATGGTGTTTTAATCATGATTAATGGTGAAATTAAAGGATTTGAATTATTTTTAAACCCAACAATTTACAATGCATTTCATGAAAAAATATTAAAAAGTTATTTAATTGACGCGAAAATTGAAGATAAAATATTTACAGTGAATATTGATACTGTAAGAGAAATAATAAACAATGTATTTGATTCTACATTTGAAAAAAGAGAAAACATGGGGTTAGAAAAACCATATGATTTTGAAAATCCCGAAGGGCTTGGAAAACTATACCTTTATGAAAATCAAATTATACACTTATCTTACTTTAATAAAGCAGAAGAGATTATAAATGATGATGTTTATGAGGATATCCGCTTAAAAACGGATATTTAATTCATCCATCATTTTTTCAATTTTTAGATTTAACCTGTTAATGTTAGAATCAATATCTTCTTTTTGTGAAATTAACTCATCTAGTGAAATGAATTCCCCTTCAAAAGTATCTACATAGCGAGAAACAGACAAATTAAACTTATTATTTTTAATT containing:
- a CDS encoding winged helix-turn-helix domain-containing protein, whose translation is MDRKEDMSIISLLTRSKKRFKVLKSLEKENKIPSKISKDIDDNSNHVSKYLKTLKEAKLVKCLNEEDKRYRFYAITDKGKYYLDKIEHEYKDQK
- a CDS encoding NCS2 family permease; this encodes MLDNYFNFKGNDTDFKTEILAGITTFLAMAYILGVNPTMLADGGMSATGVFFATAIASGVACIIMGLVSKYPVGLAPGMGLNALFTYTIILGMGNTWETALAAVFVSSIVFLLITISGLREAILNIIPVDLKLGIGAGIGFFLAFLGLKGSGIIVADPSTYVAMGNLLAPSALLALIGIFITLIFHIRKVPAAVFIGMIITAVIGLIMSVIGFGAGNPLMPTLPAQVITTNFDLSLFGGFARGFGQLFSNIPNLLMIVFSLVFVTFFDTTGTLISLGRQCGFIDEDGQAVGIEKAFFSDAISGIVGSICGTSTVTAYVESATGIGMGAKTGLAAIVTGILFILSIFFSPIVLSLFTSSVTTAALVIVGILMMAQLKEVEWDNVVVAASVFMTIIMMLLSYSISLGIAWGFVTYAVATIATGKFKEMNAGIYVLAIVFLIYLFFGL
- the speB gene encoding agmatinase gives rise to the protein MLLNTYEPWKFAFSQEIENLKENSYGIIGVPFDSTTSYHSGARLGPIVVREASFSFEKYNTVFNKDLTTTFHDFGDVNVIPGNCEATCKIIEQTVGELLDLNIKPIIIGGEHSASIGAIKILSEKYDKLTVIHLDAHRDLAFEFIGEKYSHATVMRRAHENGVDLVQIGIRSSSLEEDEFVKSTYNIQTFKNKDVHKHMDAVEYYLTNIEGPIYISVDMDVVDPAIAPNVGNPTPGGLFVSEIETIIKTLAHKNVVGLDVVETASDKLGDNTAVVAAKIIYDFLTLIG
- a CDS encoding translation initiation factor IF-5A; the protein is MSTKVVEIKTLKVGKYIVLGGEACKIISYTTSSPGKHGAAKARIEAVGVFDNQKRSLVKPVDNKVDIPIIDKRLGQVISIQGANVQIMDLENYDTIDLPMPEDLKDEITEGREVEYIVAMGNMKIMRTRGS
- a CDS encoding arginine decarboxylase, pyruvoyl-dependent, which gives rise to MKIAIVTGKDEGPAKLNAFDNALSKAGIGDVNLIKVSSMLAGNAEICKLPKLKAGAMVNCVLSEVTSDNPGDVITAVVAVAIGEKLGCVVETTGINKNTGDLIDESEKMVKYMMNKRHCEIKDLKVEYSTTTVENIASVVSSVVYLNDEIIE
- a CDS encoding bifunctional NADP phosphatase/NAD kinase, translating into MDSETKKIAKKLVNKIIKAVGPAVREYVGTELGGTEIKIGADGTPTSYIDQIAEEKLINILKNAEVLSYLVSEEVGELKLGKGTKRSIILTQELRRTDLSEDETPKFIFLIDPIDGTNNAINEIPAYAISIAVAEVNQGNLATINDVELGFVYNIASGNYFEAEKGKGCLLNNEKVKPRDNVKINKMTLGGFTKTGTSEASTLVDRARRMRVLGSVVLELSYVASGKYDAFLDLRGSRIIDIAAGKLILEEAGCIITDKYGQKLNNILSIYEKTIVVAANNREMHKQIIDILNNNQADVIGKIGIISRIDQDKPILFSAKIIDHILTNGCEVVIEKELAQKLTEIKQNPNLEKIIKETQETYPKIANMLDDIDFNIDYEKLAEELYNFECDMATILGGDGTLLRAQSRLKPEIPIFGINMGTVGFLTEIEVENTFDAFKDILKGDYYKEKRTRLVVSHENHNFTAMNEVVVMTDKPAKMLNFEILVDGEIIEEVRADGLIISTPSGSTAYSMSAGGPIVDPKVAGFVIIPICPYKLGVRPFVVSDNSEITVKLLKKGKNAVFVMDGQINEEAKYEEEIKFKKSRKDAYFIRTSSKYFYEKVKDKLKEGGIETHNRCNNE
- the cfbE gene encoding coenzyme F430 synthase, coding for MNNLVIDLTHGGVKIAISLAKEGKNVFVYDLYNTLNSTDSKLLDVYNVKLIRLSDLADLKGDITIIYPIHMPLSFEEVESYNSNLNYTFKSHHEIMKELLIDWGEDIVKIEVTGVKGKTTSVFMLKEILIDKNPLILSSLGALLYENRKEIILKKNISIAPANIKETIDLAYKTANPICEIAEGIVESKNIRKYDCAIFESSLGASGIGDVGLLLNITEDYPIAKGKSSASEAKKQVFRCKCVCIQKEALDKYYSNIKHGKINSFSLNDPSSNLFIKNVEYDLDRTQLEIIYHDIKTVNSNIVSGELRLNCFAPGPHHVSNTLGVILTCLSLEIDLDKIINGVENYKGIPGRTNKKTMQNSIIIEEINPGLNTQAIKESINMIKDLDDYYVSIGGDYGITCEEIDEEKLTQYLNNVNIDLILTGELGLSISKKTTQNYLYFENYEDIYDLAIKNNKNLLFIYRSDYRKLSQR
- the hemC gene encoding hydroxymethylbilane synthase, with the translated sequence MIVGTRGSQLALAQTKQVCSDLSKITGETIDIEIIKTKGDKITTSQLYNMDSKGLFTKELDIALLEEEVDFTVHSFKDLPTELDEDLKVIAVPKRESPNEVLISKKDWNNLGPGSRLGTSSLRREAFCNHYEKEFELKPIRGNIETRIQKALNSDLDATIMAEAGLKRLNLTKYIKNVFPLEYITPPAGQGALAIITRRDSDKNELISKLNDYVSMQEVLAEKKVLEELGVGCQWPIGAIARVKNNEFSIYSILLTKEGEILKGQTEKGSVRSAVELGGRIGKLFKDYV
- a CDS encoding Gfo/Idh/MocA family oxidoreductase, producing the protein MKTINVGVVGVGAMGENHVRVYHKMEEANLVAVSDVSERALKKIEKKYGAKGFTEYSELLENPEIEAVSVCVPTTFHHAVVMEAIDHGKHVLVEKPIAFTVQEAEEMISAAKEAGVMLATGHVERFNPAVQKAKELIDDGVIGDVVSAFAKRVGPLPPRIKDVGVSIDLAIHDLDIMNYLFEEEVVQVYGSMNCSFDDSEFEDHAEIMVNFDNESTGIVEVNWLTPYKRRELEVTGTAGIISVDYIKQSIEVYGKFAQDIQIKHEEPLKGELKSFVNAVMNGIEPEITGEDGLKALKMVIAANKSSNEHKPISFEELK
- a CDS encoding orotate phosphoribosyltransferase-like protein; this encodes MKQKLIQKAKELRQHGFTTGEIADELNVSMDTARWLTLQKTAEMKAEAPVDFAINWKSIGGNSTRLSYVSGALSDMALSHGEVDTIVGIAVSGIPFATVMADLIEDMTGINTSLAIFHPQKHRKDADEIDDEGTISTNFGTVEGKKVVIVDDVITSGKTAKEVIHTVKDLGGEPTCVTVLIDKAGLSEIEGVPVESLIKVSRL
- a CDS encoding HIRAN domain-containing protein, coding for MYITLMAFENMHGAKPLVLNGIVKLTKEPENRQDTEAIACEMRYFGKIGYVSNSTNTVIKGTMSAGRLYDKITDEYFAKIQFIHPNDAIAKVLSIDELSEEIKNLESDVHFLCEDLSKVELKE